A DNA window from Bacteroides cellulosilyticus contains the following coding sequences:
- a CDS encoding OmpH family outer membrane protein codes for MLKKIALLVVLFALPLGAMAQKFAHMNSQEVIVVMPEYTKAQADLDAMSKKYQQEMERTQSEFNKKVQEFQQQADSLPRNIAERRQKELQEMAQRQEEFQQEAYQSMQKAQQEALAPIYKKLDDAIQAVGKAEGVVYIFDLARTPIPYVGAESVDVTTKVKTQLGIK; via the coding sequence ATGCTTAAAAAAATCGCACTACTCGTGGTACTGTTCGCTCTTCCTTTGGGAGCGATGGCACAAAAATTTGCTCACATGAACTCTCAGGAGGTTATTGTTGTTATGCCGGAATATACTAAGGCACAAGCTGATCTCGATGCTATGTCAAAAAAGTATCAGCAAGAAATGGAACGCACTCAATCAGAATTCAACAAGAAAGTGCAAGAATTCCAGCAACAAGCAGACTCTCTGCCGAGAAATATAGCAGAAAGACGCCAGAAAGAATTGCAAGAGATGGCTCAAAGACAAGAAGAATTCCAACAGGAAGCTTACCAAAGCATGCAGAAAGCACAACAAGAAGCACTGGCTCCCATCTATAAGAAATTGGATGACGCTATCCAGGCTGTAGGTAAAGCAGAAGGCGTAGTCTATATCTTTGATTTGGCTCGTACACCGATACCTTATGTAGGTGCAGAGAGTGTAGATGTTACAACTAAAGTAAAAACCCAACTGGGAATTAAGTAA
- the murI gene encoding glutamate racemase, with translation MKQNLPTIPGPIGVFDSGYGGLTILSKIREALPQYDYIYLGDNARTPYGTRSFEIVYEFTLQAVTKLFEMGCHLVILACNTASAKALRSIQINDLPGMDPARRVLGVIRPTVECIGHITQSRHVGVLATAGTIKSESYPLEIHKLFPDIRVEGEACPLWVSLVENNEAEGDGTDYFVRKYINELLAKDAQIDTVILGCTHYPLLLPKIKKYMPEGVTTVAQGELVAESLKDYLHRHPEMDIKCTKGGNCTYYTTEAEEKFIESASTFLNEAVTVQRIEL, from the coding sequence ATGAAGCAAAATTTACCCACTATCCCCGGCCCTATCGGTGTATTTGACTCCGGATATGGCGGACTGACTATCCTGAGCAAGATACGGGAGGCCCTGCCTCAATATGACTATATTTATTTAGGAGATAATGCACGCACTCCCTATGGTACACGGTCTTTCGAAATCGTATATGAATTCACACTACAAGCAGTCACTAAACTGTTTGAGATGGGATGTCATCTTGTCATTCTGGCTTGCAATACAGCATCTGCCAAAGCATTACGCAGTATACAGATAAACGATTTGCCCGGAATGGATCCGGCACGCCGTGTATTGGGTGTCATCCGTCCTACCGTTGAATGTATAGGTCACATAACACAGAGTCGCCATGTCGGTGTTCTTGCCACAGCAGGAACCATTAAATCAGAATCCTACCCGTTAGAAATCCATAAGCTTTTTCCGGACATTCGGGTAGAAGGTGAAGCTTGTCCTCTATGGGTATCTCTCGTAGAAAACAACGAAGCCGAAGGAGATGGAACAGATTATTTCGTTCGTAAATATATCAATGAACTTCTGGCGAAAGATGCACAGATTGATACTGTGATTCTTGGCTGTACCCATTACCCCTTACTTCTGCCTAAAATTAAGAAGTACATGCCGGAAGGAGTTACTACAGTGGCGCAAGGCGAACTGGTAGCCGAAAGCTTGAAAGACTATTTACACCGCCATCCGGAAATGGATATCAAATGCACGAAAGGTGGAAACTGTACTTACTACACCACGGAAGCGGAAGAGAAGTTCATTGAATCAGCATCCACCTTCCTGAACGAAGCGGTCACCGTACAACGAATAGAACTATAA
- a CDS encoding DUF2007-related protein, whose protein sequence is MKSTDYSRTVEVFKGSPWEAELVKGLLENNGIATIIKDGLMSTIAPYIAPDVTILVSEERYEDAMEIIRERDKGKDEE, encoded by the coding sequence ATGAAATCAACCGACTATAGCCGCACAGTTGAAGTGTTCAAAGGATCACCGTGGGAAGCAGAACTTGTCAAAGGTCTACTCGAAAACAATGGTATAGCAACTATTATCAAAGACGGGCTTATGAGCACCATCGCACCTTACATAGCACCGGATGTAACCATTCTCGTCAGTGAGGAAAGATATGAAGATGCCATGGAGATAATCCGTGAGCGTGATAAAGGAAAAGACGAAGAATAA
- the proB gene encoding glutamate 5-kinase, with protein MEQQFSRIAVKVGSNVLTRRDGTLDVTRMSALVDQIAELHKTGVEIILVSSGAVASGRSEVHPTKKLDSVDQRQLFSAIGQAKLINRYYELFREHGITVGQVLTMKENFATRRHYLNQKNCMTVMLENGVIPIVNENDTISVSELMFTDNDELSGLIASMMDAQALIILSNINGIYNGSPTDPASEVIREIGQGKDLSSYIQTSKSSFGRGGMLTKTNIARKVADEGITVIIANGKCDNILVDLIQHPESTLCTRFTPSAEPVSSIKKWIAHSEGFAKGELHINQCATEVLNSDKAISILPVGITAIEGEFEKDDIVRIIDFEGNPVGVGKANCNSVQAKEAMGKHGKKPVVHYDYLYIE; from the coding sequence ATGGAACAACAATTTTCGAGAATAGCTGTTAAAGTTGGCAGCAATGTCTTGACACGCCGTGACGGTACTCTGGACGTAACACGTATGTCCGCTTTAGTCGATCAGATAGCCGAACTGCATAAAACAGGAGTAGAAATTATACTTGTATCTTCCGGGGCCGTTGCTTCCGGACGTAGTGAAGTGCATCCGACCAAAAAACTGGATAGCGTAGATCAACGCCAGTTATTCTCCGCCATAGGACAAGCCAAACTCATCAATCGTTACTACGAACTCTTTCGTGAACATGGCATTACTGTAGGACAAGTACTGACAATGAAAGAGAATTTCGCAACCCGCAGGCATTACCTTAACCAAAAGAACTGTATGACGGTGATGTTAGAAAACGGAGTCATTCCTATTGTCAATGAAAACGATACGATTTCCGTAAGCGAGTTAATGTTTACGGATAATGATGAATTGTCCGGTCTGATTGCCTCTATGATGGATGCACAGGCATTAATCATACTCAGCAATATCAATGGTATCTATAATGGTTCTCCTACCGATCCTGCCTCGGAAGTGATACGGGAGATAGGCCAGGGCAAAGATCTGTCCTCCTATATTCAGACTTCCAAATCCAGTTTCGGACGTGGAGGTATGCTGACTAAAACCAATATTGCCCGCAAAGTGGCCGATGAAGGAATCACCGTAATCATTGCCAACGGTAAATGCGATAATATCCTTGTCGATTTGATTCAACATCCCGAAAGCACTCTCTGCACCCGCTTTACGCCTTCTGCCGAACCTGTATCCAGTATAAAAAAATGGATTGCTCACAGTGAAGGGTTTGCCAAAGGTGAGTTGCACATCAACCAGTGTGCTACCGAAGTGCTGAATTCAGATAAAGCAATCAGCATCCTGCCCGTCGGTATAACTGCCATTGAAGGAGAATTTGAAAAAGATGACATCGTGCGGATCATTGACTTCGAAGGAAATCCGGTAGGAGTAGGCAAAGCAAACTGCAACTCTGTTCAAGCCAAGGAAGCGATGGGGAAGCACGGGAAGAAACCCGTTGTACACTATGATTATCTATATATAGAATAA
- a CDS encoding alpha-mannosidase, with the protein MMKKLIFFLLFALGISTHVDAQKTYKAYMVSNTHLDTQWLWTVQTTIDHYLYRTLTQNFWLIDHYPGYIFNFEGAVRYKWTKEYYPVEYERLKNYIKAGRWNISGSSWDSTDPNIPSPESFFRNLLYGQEFFKKEFGKKSNDIFLPDCFGFGYTLPTIAAHSGIIGFSTQKLQHRKLPFYGDRKLPFMFGLWEGIDGSRIMAVPHAQDYVSRFDGQELSNNGKLIDLGKNGLNNTVYHYYGAGDRGGSPTIASVRSVETGMKGEGPVQVISARSGQLFDDYYPFEKHPELPAFKGELLMDVHATGCYTSQAAMKLFNRRNEQLADAAERASVVAEWLGGAAYPEESLRESWQRFLWHQFHDDLTGTSIPAVYTFSWNDELISQSEFAEITTGAVGAVSRALDTRTRGASVVVYNPVAQSRCDIVTATVDMASRPKDIIVGTPNGKKVSGQLLLWENGKATVLFPVDMDPVSFSVCDVRNGKMSGTKRLKAEGNVVENSIYKVVLDKNGDIASITDKRNGRELVESGKAFRLALFTPSESRTWPAWELFKKTIDQTPLPVDGNVEISVAENGPVRASLKVKRTYGTSSFVQYISLTEGGQDDRIDIRNEIDWNERNTLLKAEFPMNVSNEMATYDLGIGYIERDNNTDNKYEVVAQQWADITSADGSYGISVMNDSKYGWDKPDNHTLRLTLLNTPAVGKDPNMAHQEHLDIGHHTFSYSIYGHKSDITEAGTAWKAEAFNQSLLSFTTPKHAGTLGRKFSFVKTNMPGVAIKAVKKAEDGKSYIVRVNEIYGKDFENAEIIFASTVESACEVNGIEEYVGETKYEDNKVVFSGTAFQPRTFSVRLKENASLEMPENHSIDIECNASALTVDEFSMSGDFDGEGNSFAAELMPDVVEAGGITFRMENNPADYNYIRCDGQTITLPEKHGYTKCYLLVTSSHGDRKASFQVDGKDYSFNIPFYSGFIGQWGWKGESEGYMKDASIAYVGTHRHSSRAAGNESYIYTYLYKICLDITSDARTLILPKDAGVALFAVTLSDNSNDDTRPAAEIRALPHETVKAEYTTEPVAASRHR; encoded by the coding sequence ATGATGAAAAAACTGATTTTTTTCCTGTTGTTTGCGTTGGGCATAAGTACCCATGTTGATGCACAGAAGACGTATAAGGCCTACATGGTTTCCAACACCCATCTTGATACACAGTGGTTGTGGACTGTACAGACAACCATTGACCATTATTTATACCGTACACTCACTCAGAATTTCTGGTTAATCGACCATTATCCCGGTTATATTTTCAATTTCGAAGGAGCGGTTCGTTACAAATGGACTAAGGAGTATTATCCGGTTGAATATGAACGGCTGAAAAATTATATAAAGGCAGGCCGTTGGAATATTTCGGGGAGTTCGTGGGATTCTACTGATCCTAATATACCTTCACCGGAATCATTCTTTCGTAATCTTCTTTACGGACAAGAATTTTTCAAGAAGGAATTTGGTAAAAAATCAAATGATATTTTTCTTCCCGATTGTTTTGGTTTCGGGTACACCTTGCCAACGATAGCTGCCCATTCCGGTATCATTGGCTTTTCCACGCAGAAGCTCCAGCATCGTAAACTGCCGTTTTATGGTGATCGCAAACTGCCGTTCATGTTCGGGTTGTGGGAAGGTATAGACGGTTCGCGCATAATGGCCGTGCCGCATGCCCAAGACTACGTTTCAAGATTTGATGGACAAGAGTTGAGTAACAATGGTAAACTGATAGATTTAGGTAAAAACGGTCTTAATAATACCGTCTACCATTATTATGGAGCCGGAGACCGTGGAGGTTCGCCTACAATCGCTTCCGTAAGATCGGTCGAAACAGGAATGAAGGGTGAGGGGCCGGTGCAGGTGATAAGTGCACGTTCGGGACAGTTGTTTGATGATTATTATCCTTTTGAGAAGCATCCGGAACTGCCTGCTTTCAAGGGAGAGTTACTTATGGATGTGCATGCGACGGGCTGTTATACATCTCAAGCAGCCATGAAGCTTTTCAACCGTCGCAACGAACAGTTGGCTGATGCTGCTGAAAGAGCCTCAGTGGTGGCTGAATGGTTGGGAGGGGCGGCATACCCCGAAGAGTCGTTGCGTGAATCGTGGCAGAGATTTTTGTGGCATCAATTCCATGATGACCTGACGGGTACAAGTATTCCGGCAGTTTATACTTTCTCATGGAATGATGAACTTATTTCCCAGTCGGAATTTGCGGAAATCACTACAGGTGCGGTCGGTGCGGTAAGTAGGGCACTTGATACGCGGACAAGAGGTGCTTCGGTTGTGGTTTACAATCCTGTTGCCCAAAGCCGTTGCGATATAGTTACAGCCACAGTGGACATGGCTTCGAGACCGAAAGACATCATAGTTGGTACCCCCAATGGGAAAAAGGTTTCCGGGCAACTTCTTTTATGGGAGAACGGTAAAGCCACCGTGCTTTTCCCGGTAGATATGGATCCGGTAAGCTTTTCGGTCTGCGATGTGCGTAACGGAAAAATGTCCGGTACTAAGCGGTTGAAAGCCGAAGGCAATGTGGTGGAGAATTCGATTTATAAAGTTGTACTGGACAAGAACGGAGACATTGCTTCGATAACAGATAAACGCAACGGGCGTGAGTTGGTGGAATCTGGTAAGGCTTTCCGTCTTGCGCTTTTCACCCCCAGCGAATCGCGCACATGGCCGGCATGGGAACTGTTCAAGAAAACGATTGACCAGACACCGCTGCCGGTAGATGGTAACGTTGAGATTTCCGTGGCGGAAAACGGACCGGTACGTGCTTCGCTCAAAGTGAAACGTACTTACGGCACTTCCAGCTTCGTACAATATATAAGTCTTACGGAAGGTGGACAGGATGACCGGATAGATATTCGTAACGAGATAGACTGGAACGAAAGGAATACCCTTCTTAAAGCCGAGTTTCCAATGAATGTGTCGAATGAAATGGCTACATACGACCTTGGCATAGGCTATATCGAACGCGACAACAACACTGATAACAAATATGAAGTGGTAGCCCAGCAATGGGCCGACATAACGTCTGCTGATGGTAGTTATGGTATTTCTGTGATGAACGACAGCAAATACGGATGGGACAAACCGGACAACCATACGTTGAGGCTTACTCTCTTGAACACTCCGGCAGTAGGCAAGGATCCCAATATGGCTCATCAAGAACATTTGGATATTGGCCATCATACTTTTAGCTATTCCATATATGGACATAAATCTGATATAACAGAAGCGGGGACTGCATGGAAAGCTGAAGCATTCAATCAGTCCTTGCTTTCTTTCACCACTCCGAAACATGCAGGAACATTGGGACGCAAGTTCTCGTTCGTCAAGACTAATATGCCCGGTGTAGCGATAAAGGCTGTAAAGAAAGCGGAGGACGGTAAGAGTTACATTGTAAGGGTGAACGAAATTTATGGAAAGGATTTTGAAAATGCGGAAATTATTTTCGCAAGTACAGTGGAAAGTGCATGCGAGGTGAATGGTATTGAGGAGTATGTCGGTGAGACAAAATATGAGGATAATAAAGTCGTTTTTAGCGGAACAGCTTTCCAACCACGCACTTTCAGCGTGCGGCTTAAGGAAAATGCAAGTCTTGAGATGCCTGAAAATCATTCTATAGATATTGAATGTAATGCGAGTGCTCTTACAGTGGACGAGTTCAGCATGTCGGGAGATTTTGACGGAGAAGGTAATTCTTTTGCTGCCGAATTGATGCCGGATGTGGTGGAAGCCGGGGGAATAACATTCCGAATGGAAAATAATCCTGCCGACTATAACTATATCCGTTGCGACGGGCAAACGATAACCCTTCCTGAGAAACACGGATATACGAAATGTTACTTGCTGGTGACCTCGTCACACGGTGACCGCAAGGCTTCGTTTCAAGTAGATGGAAAAGATTACAGCTTCAATATACCTTTTTATTCAGGATTTATAGGTCAGTGGGGTTGGAAGGGTGAAAGTGAAGGTTATATGAAGGATGCTTCGATAGCTTATGTCGGAACCCATCGCCACAGTAGTCGGGCGGCTGGTAATGAGTCCTATATTTATACTTATTTGTATAAAATCTGCCTTGATATAACTTCGGATGCCAGGACTCTGATTTTACCGAAGGATGCGGGAGTAGCTCTTTTTGCAGTAACCCTTTCCGATAATTCGAACGATGACACAAGGCCTGCGGCAGAGATACGTGCCTTGCCTCATGAAACTGTGAAAGCGGAATATACAACTGAGCCTGTAGCGGCTTCTCGTCATCGTTGA
- a CDS encoding DUF5018 domain-containing protein, translating to MKKYIYLFIMLVCIMSSCTRPEDGLVIPPSINANLTRFRVYQNQNIYFDATIDQEAHTVSLTIPEGIDKTTIRPEIIVSEGAVVTPASGAMQDFTNPVEYTVVSPNGETTNVYTVTVNY from the coding sequence ATGAAAAAATATATCTATCTGTTTATTATGCTTGTATGCATAATGAGCAGTTGCACAAGACCCGAAGACGGATTAGTGATTCCACCCAGCATAAATGCCAATTTGACCCGCTTCCGAGTGTATCAGAATCAGAATATTTATTTTGATGCGACTATCGATCAGGAAGCTCACACAGTGTCACTTACCATTCCGGAAGGAATTGATAAAACGACTATTCGCCCCGAGATTATTGTGTCGGAAGGAGCGGTAGTAACACCGGCATCGGGCGCAATGCAAGATTTTACCAATCCGGTTGAATATACAGTTGTGTCTCCAAATGGTGAGACAACCAACGTCTATACAGTTACAGTAAATTATTAA
- a CDS encoding RagB/SusD family nutrient uptake outer membrane protein — translation MKKKNYLLLGLTMLLCSCQDYLDKPASNDMDIDKAFATVIEAKKVMNDIYSEMYGNAYNVTARGVIYDCAADDGIGGYAPLWTDKVQFGMWTPDDGGGDGEEGSIPTIGFWKNTYARVRKANLFLENIDRAQGSEEDKVLMKAQVRFLRAFFYEELIRRFGGVIILDHSVDPNNYTELTNQPRNTFEESVEWVCNELEMAARDLPSNVAATPNKVGMATSAACYACIARLRLQAASPLFNTDSPVSSEYTDIQCYMNYDKSRWRKVVEACKKVMDDPTYSLESPQSEPDDPELEPGTWEYYYRKFVDRQFKYTPEIIWLSHPTIDGRWEGINAQWRNRTENGFHWMNGSYQLAMEFEMYPSGLMPSDPESGYDFTNAKQGEDRDPRFKATLAFPGAKYDKYTYQPWAGGSDSNNHGWAEAVLTGICLQKYIDPMFSDSDPNNGGRGNCRRNFTRIFALNELLLNFAEAQNELDATPSQAVYDAVNRIRNRVGMPDLPTGLTQAEMRQKIWHERRVELAFEDFRFFDIRRWRIAEEVMNGKYIQGYDVPKPQDGGFYNIVNVKRPLIFQKKDYLFPLGTSEILMNPALQQNPNWPKLSTAAN, via the coding sequence ATGAAAAAGAAAAATTATTTATTGTTAGGGCTTACAATGCTCTTATGTTCATGTCAGGATTATCTGGATAAACCTGCAAGTAATGATATGGATATCGATAAAGCCTTTGCAACAGTGATAGAGGCGAAAAAAGTGATGAATGATATCTACTCTGAAATGTATGGTAACGCTTATAATGTGACTGCTCGCGGAGTGATATATGACTGTGCTGCAGATGATGGAATCGGTGGTTACGCCCCCTTGTGGACGGACAAAGTCCAGTTTGGTATGTGGACGCCGGATGACGGTGGTGGCGATGGTGAGGAAGGTTCCATCCCTACTATCGGTTTCTGGAAAAATACCTATGCGAGAGTTCGTAAGGCTAATTTGTTCTTGGAAAACATAGATAGAGCGCAGGGATCAGAAGAGGATAAAGTTCTGATGAAAGCGCAAGTCAGATTTTTACGCGCATTCTTCTATGAAGAGCTTATCAGACGTTTTGGAGGAGTTATCATCTTAGACCATTCTGTGGATCCTAACAACTATACAGAGCTGACCAATCAGCCTCGTAACACGTTTGAAGAGTCAGTAGAATGGGTATGTAACGAGTTGGAAATGGCAGCCAGGGATCTTCCTTCGAATGTTGCGGCCACTCCTAATAAGGTCGGTATGGCTACCAGTGCAGCTTGTTATGCTTGTATAGCCCGTTTACGTCTTCAGGCTGCCAGCCCGTTATTTAATACAGATTCTCCTGTGTCATCCGAGTATACTGATATCCAGTGTTATATGAATTATGACAAATCAAGATGGAGAAAGGTTGTTGAGGCTTGTAAAAAGGTTATGGATGATCCCACTTACTCTTTGGAATCTCCACAGTCTGAACCTGACGATCCGGAGTTGGAACCGGGTACTTGGGAATATTATTATCGCAAATTTGTTGATAGGCAGTTTAAATATACGCCGGAAATCATTTGGCTTTCTCATCCTACTATTGACGGTCGCTGGGAAGGTATCAATGCACAGTGGAGAAATCGTACGGAAAATGGTTTCCACTGGATGAACGGTAGTTATCAGTTGGCTATGGAATTTGAGATGTATCCCAGCGGATTGATGCCTTCAGATCCGGAAAGTGGTTACGACTTTACTAACGCCAAGCAGGGCGAAGATCGTGATCCTCGTTTCAAGGCTACCCTCGCATTCCCTGGTGCCAAGTATGATAAATATACTTATCAGCCATGGGCTGGCGGTTCGGATTCGAATAATCACGGTTGGGCGGAAGCTGTTCTCACTGGAATTTGTTTACAAAAGTACATCGATCCTATGTTCTCGGATTCAGATCCAAACAATGGCGGTCGTGGTAATTGCCGCAGAAACTTCACTCGTATTTTCGCCTTGAATGAACTGTTGTTGAATTTTGCAGAAGCACAGAATGAGCTTGATGCTACTCCTTCTCAAGCAGTTTATGATGCTGTCAACCGGATTCGCAACCGTGTAGGTATGCCTGATCTGCCTACTGGGCTGACTCAAGCTGAGATGCGTCAGAAGATTTGGCACGAGCGTCGTGTAGAGTTGGCTTTTGAAGATTTCCGATTCTTCGACATCCGTCGCTGGAGAATAGCAGAAGAAGTGATGAATGGTAAATACATTCAAGGATATGATGTTCCTAAACCGCAAGACGGAGGTTTCTATAATATTGTGAATGTAAAAAGGCCGTTAATCTTCCAGAAGAAGGATTATCTGTTCCCGCTTGGTACATCAGAAATATTGATGAACCCTGCACTTCAGCAAAATCCGAACTGGCCTAAGTTATCAACAGCAGCTAATTAA